The DNA sequence GCCACACCTGCTCGCGGAGGGCGGGCAGCGCCTCCGCCAGGAAGCGGTCCCCGCCGTCGCGCACCAGCTGGAGCAGGTCGTGCGAGAGCTCGAGCACCAGGGCCGGCTCGGGGGCCTGACCGGGCTCCGCGGCGTCCGACGGGAGCACCCCGACGCCGAGCAGCGGCGGCGCTGCCGCCGGCAGCACCCGCGCCAGGCCGCCGGGCGGCCCCGGGGAGGCCCGGGCCCACGGCGGCAGCCAGGGGTGGGCCCCCGCACCTGCCGCCGCCGGCCGCCACCAGCCGGGCCGGCCCGGCCACGCCAGCGCCAGGGCGCCGGCCGCCAGGGACAGGAAGGGCAGGGCCGGCAGGCCCGGCGCCGCCGCCAGCGCCAGCATGAGCGCGGCCACCGCGCCCAGCGCCCGCGGCTCCGCCAGGAGCTGCCGCCCGAGCTCACCGCCCAGCCGGCGCCCCTCCTCCTCGGCCGCCACCCGCGTCACCGCCAGCCCGGCCGCCACCGCCGTGAGCAGGGAAGGGACCTGCGCGGCCAGGCCGTCGCCCACCGCCAGCAGCACCGCCCGGCCGGCCGCGTCGGCCAGCGTCCGGCCGCGCAGCAGGCCGGCCGCCAGCCCGCCGGCGGCGTTCACCAGCACGATGGCCACGCCGGCCACCGCGTCGCCCTTCACGAACTTGAGGGCGCCGTCCATGGCGCCGTGCAGCTGGCACTCCCGCTCCAGCGCCCGGCGCCGCCGCGCCGCCTCCTCGGCGGAGAGCAGCCCGGCCCGCTGGTCGGCGTCGATGGCCAGCTGCTTGCCCGGCAGGGCGTCGAGCGTGAAGCGCGCCGCCACCTCGGCCACCCGCTCCGCCCCCTTGGCCACCACCAGCAGCTGCACCAGGGTGAGCACGGCGAAGACCACCGCGCCCGCCACCGGGCTGCCCTGCACCACCACCCGCCCGAAGGCCTCGATGACCCGCCCGGCCTCGCCGCGCGTCAGCACCAGCCGCGTGGAGCTGACCGAGAGGGCCAGGCGCAGCAGGGTGGTGAGGAGCAGCAGGGCCGGGAAGGTGGCGAAGGCCAGCGCGTCGCGCGACAGCAGCGTCACCGTGAGCAGGGTGGCCGAGAGCGCCAGCGAGAGGGCCAGGCCGGCGTCGAGCAGGGCCGGCGGCACCGGCGCCACCAGCAGCACCACCACCGCCAGCACCGCCAGCGCGAAGAGCACGTCGCCGGACCCGCGCAGCCGGGCCAGCAGGGCGTGCAGGGCGTCGAGGGCGCTCACGCCGCGCCCCCGGCCGGCGCGCCGTAGAGGTGGGCCAGCACCGCGGCGGCGGCGTCGTAGAGCGGCTCGGGCAGCTCGTCGCCCACCTCGGCGAGCCGGTGGAGCGCCCGCGCCAGCGCCACGTCGCGCACGATGGGGACGCCGGCCCGCCGCGCCTCGGAGCGGAGCCGGCGCGCGGCCGCGCCCCGCCCCTTGGCCACCACCCGCGGGGGCTCGTCCCGCTCGCGCCGGTGGAGCAGGGCCACCGCCACGTGGGTGGGGTTCACCACCAGGCAGGTGGCGCGAGCCACCGGCGTGGCCTCGAGCAGGGCCCGGTGGCGGCGCCGCCGCTCGCCGCGGTGGGCCGGGTCGCCCTCGTCCTCCCGCTGCTCGCGGCGCACCTCGTCGCGGGTCATGCGCAGCCGGCGCTGGTGGCGCCGCCGGGCCAGCAGGAGGTCGGCGCCGCCGAGCAGCAGCAGGGCCACCAGCAGCCCGCGCAGCAGCGGGGCCAGCACCCCACCCAGCGCCGAGAGCGGGTGGGCGGCGCGCGGCAGCGCGGCCAGCGCGGGCAAGGCCCCGCGGGCCCAGAGGAGCGCCAGGCCGGCCACCAGGGTGGCCTTGAGCAGGCCCAGCCCCACCGCCGCCAGCCGGTCGCCCGAGACCAGGCGGGCCAGGCCGCTGGCCGGGTCGAGCCGCCCGGCGCGCGGCGCCACCGCCGCCGGGGCCAGCAGCCCGCCGGACTGCAGGAGGCCCGCCGCGGCGCCGGCCACCAGGGCGGCCAGGCAGGGCAGGGCGGAGAGCCGGGCCACCGCGCCGGCGGCCTCGAGCAGCGCCGCCGCGGGCGGAGGCTGCTGCCCGAGCGCGGCGCCCAGGCCGCGCCGGAGGAGGCGGGCCGCGGCGTCGAGCAGGGCGGGCCCGGCGGCCGCCAGCGCCGCCAGCCCCGCGGCCAGGGCCACCGCGCCGGTCAGCTCCCGCGAGACCGCCACCTCGCCGCGGCGGCGCGCCTCGGCCAGGCGGCGCGGGGTCGGCGCCTCGGTGCGAGGCCCGCTCACGGCGCGCCCCCGGGCCCCAGCTGCCCGGGCCACCCGGCCGAGAGCGCCACCAGCGCC is a window from the Anaeromyxobacter sp. genome containing:
- a CDS encoding FHIPEP family type III secretion protein, translating into MSALDALHALLARLRGSGDVLFALAVLAVVVLLVAPVPPALLDAGLALSLALSATLLTVTLLSRDALAFATFPALLLLTTLLRLALSVSSTRLVLTRGEAGRVIEAFGRVVVQGSPVAGAVVFAVLTLVQLLVVAKGAERVAEVAARFTLDALPGKQLAIDADQRAGLLSAEEAARRRRALERECQLHGAMDGALKFVKGDAVAGVAIVLVNAAGGLAAGLLRGRTLADAAGRAVLLAVGDGLAAQVPSLLTAVAAGLAVTRVAAEEEGRRLGGELGRQLLAEPRALGAVAALMLALAAAPGLPALPFLSLAAGALALAWPGRPGWWRPAAAGAGAHPWLPPWARASPGPPGGLARVLPAAAPPLLGVGVLPSDAAEPGQAPEPALVLELSHDLLQLVRDGGDRFLAEALPALREQVWRELGVPVPPLAVRGGALAEGEWVLLIHEVPAAGGRAAPGELLALAPPDDLLLAGVPFVPALDQGSGRPAALVAAADGERAAALGPVRAPLERVAEACGAELSRQAALLMGLQESQVLLDGLEASAPALVREVARQVPPALLAEVLRRLLEEGVPIRPLRTVLEALLEAGGAPRGAAALAAAARRAQRRHIGHRAARGGALVALLLDPEAEGLVRSSLLGEHPALAPDQAAGLLDALAAAIEGAGEAPVLLASADVRRAVRLLVAPRYPRLQVLAYDELPPEQPVRPVGRLRLVA
- a CDS encoding EscU/YscU/HrcU family type III secretion system export apparatus switch protein; protein product: MSGPRTEAPTPRRLAEARRRGEVAVSRELTGAVALAAGLAALAAAGPALLDAAARLLRRGLGAALGQQPPPAAALLEAAGAVARLSALPCLAALVAGAAAGLLQSGGLLAPAAVAPRAGRLDPASGLARLVSGDRLAAVGLGLLKATLVAGLALLWARGALPALAALPRAAHPLSALGGVLAPLLRGLLVALLLLGGADLLLARRRHQRRLRMTRDEVRREQREDEGDPAHRGERRRRHRALLEATPVARATCLVVNPTHVAVALLHRRERDEPPRVVAKGRGAAARRLRSEARRAGVPIVRDVALARALHRLAEVGDELPEPLYDAAAAVLAHLYGAPAGGAA